Genomic window (Candidatus Eisenbacteria bacterium):
GGGATGTGGCGACGGTGGAGGACTCCCGGCCGGCGACGCCGGGCGAACCCGCGCACCGGACCATCCTGGTGGTGGACGACGAGGAGTCCATACGGTTGAGCGGGCAGATGGCACTGGAGGCCCTGGGCTACCGCGTGTTCCTGGCAGCCAACGGCCGGGAGGCGGTGGAGACATTCCGGGCCCAGGCAGGGGCGATCGACGGGGTGCTGCTGGACCTCACCATGCCCGAGATGGACGGCCGCGAGACCTTCCACGAACTCCGCAGGCTCCGGCCGGACGTGCGGGTGGTCCTGGCCACCGGCTACGCCGCCCAGGACGTGGCCCGCGGGTTCACCGAGGACCGGCTGGCCGGATTCATCCAGAAGCCCTACCGCCCCGCGGAACTGGCCGAGGTGATGGCCCGGGCGCTGGCGGCCTAGCCACCGCGATTCCGGCCCCAGAACTCGCGGTCTGGCCGAATCGCACTGCAGGAGCCGGGCGCTGGCGGCCTAGCGGGTCCGCACGCTCAGCCCCAGCCCGTCGTCCAGCGGCAGCAGGCTGGAAGTGAAGTTCGGGTCCGCCCACATCCGGCGCAGGTACTCGCGCACGCCCACGGTGGTCTTCTCGTCGGTGATGGACGGGTCCGCGACGCGCCCCGACCACAGCGTGTTGTGGATCAGCACCGCCCCGCCCACCCGCACCCGCTCCCGCACCAGGTCGTAGCTCTCCGGGTACTGCTCCTTGTCCACGTCCACGAAGATCACGTCGAACTCGCCGGGGGTGCGGCGCAGCACCTCGCGCGCGTCGCCGGTCTTGAACGCCACGCGGTCGGCGAGGCCGGCGCGGGCCAGGTACT
Coding sequences:
- a CDS encoding O-methyltransferase codes for the protein MPSHVLEPRIAEYLLRLAQHDHPLLREMEAVAAEKKFPIVGPECGRVLFQVARMTGAKRVFEMGSGYGYSTLWFALALPPDGRVFHTDGDVNNTEKAREYLARAGLADRVAFKTGDAREVLRRTPGEFDVIFVDVDKEQYPESYDLVRERVRVGGAVLIHNTLWSGRVADPSITDEKTTVGVREYLRRMWADPNFTSSLLPLDDGLGLSVRTR